One window from the genome of Pseudomonas fluorescens encodes:
- a CDS encoding mannitol dehydrogenase family protein — MPVVKRVPCTGTAAQIGIVHLGLGAFHRAHQAVYLQRHLNRHGESDWGVCSANLRSNRTLVEQLREQDGRYHVAEYRDCEQVTLREIGVLRQALYVGEGGPDLEQLLMRMAAPQTRIVTLTVTEKGYCLSPSSGQLRSEDPAIAHDLAHPQAPRSAPGIVLEALRRRRAAGVPAFTVLCCDNMPDNGQRTRQAVSALAALQDEALAQWVEQQVAFPSCMVDRIVPAMDGESFRRLEQLDCHDPAAVVCESFSQWVIEDHFPLGRPDWEVEGVQMVDDVGPFETMKLRMLNGSHSLLAYVGLLVGHDTVFEAVSDANLLHLIGRYMADEAAPTLDMPAGIDLSVYAHDLKARFANDSLQHRLRQIAMDGSQKLPQRWLLGAQQLLDQGRGIDCTALGIAAWIHYCTQPLPGRPAHVVDDPLSATFADLAGRFEGASRVDAVLDLHEVFPPRLSARAVFRDAVHHAYSALTRDGVDSLLHTLAASKR, encoded by the coding sequence ATGCCTGTTGTGAAACGTGTACCTTGCACCGGCACTGCAGCGCAGATCGGTATCGTGCACCTGGGCCTGGGCGCGTTCCATCGCGCGCACCAGGCGGTCTACCTGCAACGCCATCTCAATCGCCACGGTGAAAGCGACTGGGGCGTGTGCAGCGCCAACCTGCGTTCCAATCGCACCCTGGTCGAGCAATTGCGCGAGCAGGACGGTCGCTACCATGTGGCCGAATACCGCGACTGCGAACAAGTGACGCTGCGCGAGATCGGGGTGCTGCGCCAGGCCTTGTATGTGGGCGAGGGCGGTCCTGACCTGGAGCAGTTGCTGATGCGCATGGCGGCGCCGCAGACGCGGATCGTCACGCTCACGGTCACTGAAAAGGGTTATTGCCTGAGCCCGTCCTCGGGCCAACTGCGCAGCGAAGATCCGGCGATTGCCCATGACCTCGCTCATCCGCAAGCGCCGCGCTCGGCCCCCGGGATCGTTCTGGAAGCCCTGCGCCGGCGCCGCGCCGCGGGTGTCCCGGCCTTCACTGTGTTGTGCTGTGACAACATGCCCGACAACGGCCAGCGCACCCGCCAGGCAGTCAGCGCGCTGGCGGCGTTGCAGGATGAGGCGCTGGCGCAGTGGGTCGAGCAACAGGTGGCGTTTCCCAGCTGCATGGTCGACCGCATCGTGCCTGCGATGGACGGCGAGTCCTTCCGCCGGCTGGAGCAACTGGACTGTCATGACCCGGCGGCAGTGGTCTGTGAAAGTTTCAGCCAGTGGGTGATCGAAGATCACTTCCCCCTTGGCCGCCCGGACTGGGAAGTGGAGGGGGTGCAGATGGTGGACGACGTGGGCCCGTTCGAAACGATGAAGTTGCGCATGCTCAATGGCAGCCATTCGTTGCTGGCCTATGTGGGGCTGCTGGTCGGTCACGACACGGTGTTCGAGGCCGTCAGTGACGCGAACCTGCTGCACCTGATCGGACGCTACATGGCCGACGAGGCGGCGCCCACGCTGGACATGCCTGCGGGTATCGACCTTTCGGTCTATGCCCACGATCTAAAGGCACGGTTTGCCAATGACAGCCTGCAACATCGGCTGCGGCAGATTGCCATGGACGGTTCGCAGAAACTGCCGCAACGCTGGTTGCTCGGCGCGCAGCAATTGCTCGACCAGGGGCGCGGCATTGATTGTACGGCGCTGGGCATCGCGGCATGGATCCACTACTGCACGCAGCCGTTGCCCGGTCGTCCGGCGCACGTGGTCGACGACCCACTGAGCGCAACCTTTGCCGATCTTGCCGGACGATTCGAGGGCGCATCGCGGGTGGACGCGGTTCTCGACCTGCACGAAGTCTTCCCGCCGCGGCTCTCGGCTCGCGCAGTATTTCGCGACGCCGTGCACCACGCCTACAGCGCCCTGACGCGCGATGGCGTGGATAGCCTGTTGCACACCCTTGCCGCATCCAAACGATAA
- the uxuA gene encoding mannonate dehydratase has product MEQTWRWFGPKDPISLADIRQTGATGIVTALHEIPNGEVWPVDAIAARKQLIEAAGLSWSVVESIPVHEDIKRGCGRRDEYIANYQQSVRNLASCGIDIVCYNFMPVLDWTRTDLSFELADGGWALRFDQTAFAAFDLFILQRPGAQAEYSAEDIQQAKAYFEQLTPARRETLVNTLIAGLPGAEEHYSLDNFRDLLRTYADIDEAKLREHLGYFLRAVIPVAEAVGVRMAIHPDDPPRALLGLPRILSTAEDAQWLLDAAPSPANGLTFCTGSYGVREDNDLVAMAKHFAPFIYFTHLRSTRRETDPRSFHEAHHLDGDVDMVGVIGALVAEERRREREGGPRLPLRPDHGHQLLDDQHRKSNPGYSLIGRLKGLAEIRGVELAVRRQLG; this is encoded by the coding sequence ATGGAACAGACATGGCGTTGGTTTGGCCCCAAAGACCCGATTTCCCTGGCGGACATTCGCCAGACCGGTGCGACCGGCATCGTCACCGCGCTGCACGAGATTCCCAATGGCGAAGTATGGCCGGTAGATGCCATCGCGGCGCGCAAACAACTGATCGAAGCGGCCGGCCTGAGCTGGTCGGTGGTGGAAAGCATTCCGGTGCACGAAGACATCAAGCGCGGCTGCGGGCGGCGCGACGAGTACATCGCCAACTACCAGCAAAGTGTGCGCAACCTGGCGAGCTGCGGCATCGATATCGTCTGCTACAACTTCATGCCGGTGCTGGACTGGACCCGAACCGATTTGTCTTTCGAACTGGCGGATGGCGGCTGGGCCTTGCGTTTCGATCAAACCGCGTTCGCCGCCTTCGACCTGTTCATCCTCCAGCGCCCGGGAGCGCAGGCCGAATACAGCGCCGAGGACATCCAGCAGGCCAAGGCCTACTTCGAACAACTGACGCCGGCCCGGCGCGAAACCCTGGTCAATACCCTGATTGCTGGCTTGCCCGGCGCCGAGGAACACTACAGCCTGGACAACTTCCGTGACTTGCTGCGCACCTACGCCGACATCGACGAGGCCAAGTTGCGCGAACACCTGGGGTACTTCCTGCGTGCGGTGATCCCGGTTGCCGAGGCGGTGGGTGTGCGCATGGCAATCCACCCGGACGACCCGCCCCGGGCACTGCTCGGCTTGCCACGTATCCTGTCCACCGCCGAAGACGCCCAATGGCTGCTGGATGCCGCGCCAAGCCCGGCCAATGGCCTGACGTTCTGCACCGGTTCCTATGGTGTGCGCGAAGACAACGACCTGGTGGCGATGGCCAAGCACTTTGCTCCGTTCATCTACTTCACTCACCTGCGTTCAACCCGCCGGGAAACCGACCCACGCAGCTTCCATGAAGCCCATCACCTGGACGGCGACGTCGACATGGTCGGAGTCATCGGCGCCTTGGTGGCTGAAGAGCGCCGACGTGAACGCGAAGGCGGCCCGCGCTTGCCGCTGCGTCCAGACCATGGGCATCAACTGCTTGACGATCAGCATCGCAAGAGCAATCCCGGCTACTCACTGATCGGCCGCCTCAAGGGCCTGGCGGAAATCCGCGGCGTGGAACTGGCCGTGCGTCGACAACTAGGCTAG
- a CDS encoding MFS transporter produces MFGQGRSLIIIMLFLAGVINYLDRSALSVAAPFIQKDYGLSTGEMGMIFSSFFVGYAAFNFIGGWAADRYGAKTTLLLAMVLWSLFSGLTVLTVGFASLVLIRILFGMGEGPLSVTTSKMVNNWYTPKRRARAIGASMSGTPLGGAISGPVVGFIAVTYGWKISFIIIMLIGLVWAAVWFKFVKERPEGEGAEDILRAEGQGELAAQPVFPLRFYLKQPTVLFTSLAFFSYNYTLFFFLTWFPSYLTMAHGLNVKDMSIATVIPWVLGFLGLALGGFISDFVFKKTGRMMFSRKVVLVTCLLACAVCIACAGMVTTLYPAVILVALAVFFLYLTGAIYWAIIQDTVPAARVGGVSGFMHFLANTSGIVGPTLTGFLVQFTGSFTSAFLLAGLLTVIGAVCVARYVKPLSVADTGNAAAQSPQPVSALGRS; encoded by the coding sequence CATCATCATGCTGTTCCTGGCTGGGGTCATCAATTACCTCGACCGGTCGGCATTGTCTGTGGCGGCACCTTTCATCCAGAAGGACTACGGTCTGAGTACGGGTGAGATGGGCATGATCTTCAGCAGCTTTTTCGTCGGCTATGCGGCCTTCAACTTCATCGGTGGCTGGGCCGCCGACCGTTACGGCGCCAAGACCACCTTGCTGCTGGCCATGGTCTTGTGGTCATTGTTCAGCGGCCTCACGGTGCTGACAGTGGGCTTCGCTTCGCTGGTGCTCATCCGGATCCTGTTCGGCATGGGCGAAGGACCGCTGAGCGTCACCACCAGCAAGATGGTGAACAACTGGTACACCCCCAAGCGCAGGGCGCGGGCGATTGGCGCATCAATGTCCGGCACGCCGCTGGGTGGGGCGATTTCCGGTCCGGTGGTGGGTTTTATCGCCGTCACCTACGGCTGGAAGATCTCGTTCATTATCATCATGCTGATCGGCCTGGTCTGGGCGGCGGTGTGGTTCAAGTTCGTCAAGGAACGGCCCGAAGGCGAGGGTGCCGAGGATATTCTCCGAGCCGAGGGGCAGGGCGAGCTGGCGGCACAACCGGTGTTCCCTTTGCGGTTCTACCTCAAGCAGCCGACGGTGCTGTTCACCTCCCTGGCGTTCTTTTCCTATAACTACACCTTGTTCTTCTTCCTGACCTGGTTCCCCAGCTACCTGACCATGGCCCACGGCTTGAACGTCAAGGACATGAGCATCGCCACGGTCATTCCCTGGGTCCTGGGTTTCCTCGGCCTGGCCCTGGGCGGCTTCATCTCCGACTTCGTGTTCAAGAAAACCGGGCGGATGATGTTCTCCCGTAAAGTGGTGCTGGTGACGTGCCTGCTGGCCTGTGCTGTCTGCATCGCCTGTGCCGGGATGGTGACTACCTTGTATCCAGCGGTGATCCTCGTCGCCTTGGCGGTGTTTTTCCTTTACCTCACCGGTGCCATCTATTGGGCGATCATCCAGGACACCGTTCCGGCGGCGCGGGTGGGCGGCGTCAGTGGTTTCATGCACTTTCTGGCGAATACCTCGGGCATTGTCGGCCCGACCCTGACGGGGTTTTTGGTGCAGTTCACCGGTTCGTTCACCAGTGCTTTCCTGCTGGCGGGGCTGTTGACCGTGATCGGTGCCGTGTGTGTCGCGCGCTACGTTAAACCGCTGTCGGTGGCGGATACCGGCAACGCGGCGGCACAAAGCCCGCAGCCGGTTTCGGCCCTGGGCCGTTCCTGA